Within the bacterium genome, the region GGCCTGGAATTTCCGGTGGTCGTACTGGGGAATCCGCGCAAGAAAGACGATAAACCGCAAATCATTGAGACGCTGGTGCAGCCCCTGCTTGATCGCGAAAGCGAACCATTGGATCGCATGGCCAAGTTTGACGTTATGCGCATGTTTTACGTGGCGCTCTCGCGTGCGCAGAATTTATTGGTGATTGCGCATTTCAAGGGGAAAGGTCAGAGCCTGAACGAACCGTTCAAAAAGCTGCTGGATGTGGATTTTTCTCGCATACCCGATTTCGACCTCAATGTGTTACCCGAGGCCAATGCGAAACCAGACGAGCTTCCCAAGAATTATTCATACACCGGGGATTTTTTGCTTTATCAGAAATGCTCGCGGCAATACATGATTTTTCGCAAATACGGTTTCGTGCCCTCGCGCTCACAAACCATGATGTTCGGCAGCTTGGTGCATCAAACATTGGACGATCTGCATCAATATCTCATCTCTTTGCGGAGTCAAAAGCATGAATCTCAACAATGACGATATCGAAAGCCGCATTCGAGAATACTTCGAGCAGAATTATGAAATGCTGCGCCTGGAAGGCGGGCATGCGCTTGCGCCCGAATTCAAAACTGCCGCGCTCGACCAGGTTTTGCTGTATTGGCGGCGGCTCCGCGAGGTGGCGGAAAAAGTCACGGATACGGAAGTGTTGCTGAATTTGCCCAAGCTAAACACGCCCAAAGGCCGGGAGTTTGGCATTGAAGGCGTTGTTGATATCGTGCGGCAAAATGATCGCACGGTAATGTACGACATCAAAACGCATGAGGCAGACGAGGTGCGGCGTAATCTGACGGATTATGAAAAGCAACTGAACGTGTATGCGTTTATCTGGCAGAAGCTGCGCCAGCAACAGCTTGATGAAACCGCAGTGATTTCCACGGCCTTCCCGGAGAGCATTAAAACAGCATTGCGCAACGGCGACGATAAGGTTCTAGCACAAGAACTGGAAAAATGGGAACCGCTGATCGCTATTCCGTTTAATGCCGATCACATCGATGACACCATTCGCGAGTTTGGTGAAACCGTTGATGCGATTGAAAGCGGCGAATTTGCGCCGCCGTCACTGCAGAAACTCCGTGGCAAGCCGCACGGCATGAAAGTCATTTTTGCCGTGCAGGTTTGCCGGAATTGCGATGCGCGTTTTTCTTGCTCGGCGTATCGCGCGTATGCCCAAAGCAGTCGCGGCAACCAGGAAAGCAGTTTTCGCCAGTATTTTATGAATGATTTTGGTAGTGAAGAAGAACGTGAAGAACGCGTGCGAGCAGGGCTGGACACTCTGCCTGCGTTTGAAGAATAGCGAAGGAAGATAGCGAAGTCAGGCTTGGACTTCACTGCATTTGAACGATACTCGAAGCCATCGAGTCCAAGCCTGACTTCCCCGCCTCTACATCACGAACTTGCAACATGAGAAGGATTCTCAATGCCGATTAAAAAACTCCGTCCCAGCTTTGCGTTCACCGAGGACCGGCTTGCGCAATTGAAAGCCATCGTGCCTGAAGCATTTGCCGACGGCAAGATCAACTGGGAAGCACTGAAACAAGCGCTCGGTGAATTTTTGGAAGATGAAAGCCCAGAAGCCGAGCATTTTGGCCTGTTCTGGCCCGGCAAACGCGAAGCGCGGCGCTTGGCAACCTTGCCCAGCAAAGGCACGCTCGTGCCTGCTGCCGGAGAAGGCGTTGACGAGGACAAGACCCGCAACATTTTCATCGAAGGCGAAAATCTGGAAGTGCTGAAACTCCTGCAAAAGAGCTACGCCGGCCGGATCAAGATGATCTACATCGATCCGCCTTACAACACGGGAAACGACTTCGTTTACAAGGACGATTTCAAGGAGCCGCTGGAAGAATACCTAAAAAGAACCGGACAGGCGGATGAAAATGGCAAACTGTTGACGACGAATACCAAAGCGAGTGGCCGTTTTCATTCGAATTGGCTGAATTTGATTTATCCGAGACTGCTTTTGGCCAGAAGTCTCTTGAGTGAGAATGGAGTAATTTTTACTTCAATTGATGACAACGAACTCCATAATCTCCGACAAATGATGGATGAGATTTTAGGCGAAGGTAATTTTCTTGCTTGTCTTGCCCGACGTGTAAAGTCTGGTGGTGGAAGTGCAGCACACCATTTTGCTGTTGAGCATGATTACGTGGTTGTCTATGCTAAGAATAAAGAAAGCACTGGGCCTCTCTTTATTCCACACGACCCGGAATATGCGAAAAGATACTCAGAAGAAGATCATCTTGGAAGGTACTTCTGGGACACGATGGTGCGTTCTTACACTCAAACTAAGCCGTATAAAATCGAGGCGCCCGACGGAACGATACTGCAAGGCAAATTGTTTAGAAGCGAGAATCGGTTCAAAGATGATTTGAAGTCAGGAGAAGTACGCTTTTTGAAAAAGGACGACGGAACGTGGTCGGTACAGTTTAAACAAAGAATGGCTGACGGAAGAAAAATTCGCTCTTTGCTGCATGAGAATGAATTCCGATCGTCGCACGACGAAATCGACGAGCTTGGTTTAGGCGACACTTTTCAATTTCCTAAACCAGTTTATTTGTTACGCCAACTAATTCAAGCGTCTAGTGAGTCAAATGACATAGTCATAGACTTTTTTGCTGGCTCCTGCACCACCGCCCAAGCTATTTTAGACCTCAATCGCGAAGACGGTGGCAATCGCCGCTTCATCATGGTTCAACTTCCCGAGCCAACGCCTGAGGACTCGCCTGCTCGAAAAGCTGGCTATAATACTATCGCCGAAATCGGCAAAGAACGCATCCGGCGCGTGACCGCCAAAATGAGAAAGGAGAGCAACGGCAAATCTTCATCTAAACGCGAAACGCCTGAAGACCTGGGTTTCAAAGTCTTCAAGCTCGCGTGTTCCAACTTCAGAGCCTGGCAAGATTATAACGGCGAAAACATTCAAGAACTCGAAATGTTGTTTGATCAAGCCGAAACCCCATTGGTCAAAGGTTGGAAAGAAGATGATTTGTTGACAGAAATCATGCTGCAACAAGGCTTCCCGCTCGACAGTAAGATCACGCGACAAACCGGTTTCAAATCGAACAAAGTGAAGTTGATCGAATCCGAAGCCTGCGCGCATCGCTTGTTCGTGTGCCTTGATCCCAAAATCAAAGAGGACGCCATCAAACATTTGGAACTTCGCATCGAGGATATTTTCGTTTGCCTCGACAGCGCGCTAACGGATCAAGCCAGGATGCGGCTGGCAGACGTGTGCCGGTTGAATATTACTTGATCTCTCCGCCCAGTGGCGTGCAGGTGTGGCTTAAAATTTACTTAACTCGAGAACTGCTTTTCCAATTCTTCAAGAAATTTGGAGACTTTGACGATGCGGACACCTTGGTAGGTTTTATGCGGGAAGTGTTTCGTGTTCTTTGTCACGAGATATTCTGCTTGACCGGTTACGGCAGTCTCGAGAAACTTGTCATCATCCACGTCTTTGCAAGCTTGCAAAGTTCCTGGAATGGCAACACGGATGCCTGAAACACGCAATTCCGCAAGCAGATCGCTGACCTTCTGCGGATCAATCTCCGGCAGATGATGCAGAACGTAGGCATATTCATTCATGATTTCATCAGAAATCAAAAAATCGAATTGGCCTTTAAGCCATCGGAGAATGAGCTTTGCCGGCGCGCCCGAGTCATTGAGTAGGCCGGAAACAAGCAGATTGGTGTCGATGACGGCACGGA harbors:
- a CDS encoding PD-(D/E)XK nuclease family protein, with the protein product MLRLEGGHALAPEFKTAALDQVLLYWRRLREVAEKVTDTEVLLNLPKLNTPKGREFGIEGVVDIVRQNDRTVMYDIKTHEADEVRRNLTDYEKQLNVYAFIWQKLRQQQLDETAVISTAFPESIKTALRNGDDKVLAQELEKWEPLIAIPFNADHIDDTIREFGETVDAIESGEFAPPSLQKLRGKPHGMKVIFAVQVCRNCDARFSCSAYRAYAQSSRGNQESSFRQYFMNDFGSEEEREERVRAGLDTLPAFEE
- a CDS encoding site-specific DNA-methyltransferase, yielding MPIKKLRPSFAFTEDRLAQLKAIVPEAFADGKINWEALKQALGEFLEDESPEAEHFGLFWPGKREARRLATLPSKGTLVPAAGEGVDEDKTRNIFIEGENLEVLKLLQKSYAGRIKMIYIDPPYNTGNDFVYKDDFKEPLEEYLKRTGQADENGKLLTTNTKASGRFHSNWLNLIYPRLLLARSLLSENGVIFTSIDDNELHNLRQMMDEILGEGNFLACLARRVKSGGGSAAHHFAVEHDYVVVYAKNKESTGPLFIPHDPEYAKRYSEEDHLGRYFWDTMVRSYTQTKPYKIEAPDGTILQGKLFRSENRFKDDLKSGEVRFLKKDDGTWSVQFKQRMADGRKIRSLLHENEFRSSHDEIDELGLGDTFQFPKPVYLLRQLIQASSESNDIVIDFFAGSCTTAQAILDLNREDGGNRRFIMVQLPEPTPEDSPARKAGYNTIAEIGKERIRRVTAKMRKESNGKSSSKRETPEDLGFKVFKLACSNFRAWQDYNGENIQELEMLFDQAETPLVKGWKEDDLLTEIMLQQGFPLDSKITRQTGFKSNKVKLIESEACAHRLFVCLDPKIKEDAIKHLELRIEDIFVCLDSALTDQARMRLADVCRLNIT
- a CDS encoding putative toxin-antitoxin system toxin component, PIN family, which codes for MIRAVIDTNLLVSGLLNDSGAPAKLILRWLKGQFDFLISDEIMNEYAYVLHHLPEIDPQKVSDLLAELRVSGIRVAIPGTLQACKDVDDDKFLETAVTGQAEYLVTKNTKHFPHKTYQGVRIVKVSKFLEELEKQFSS